Proteins co-encoded in one Spirosoma endbachense genomic window:
- a CDS encoding FAD-dependent oxidoreductase, whose translation MKTTLQFLLCLLLALPLSAQNHVFLETESFQDKGGWVIDQQSFVVMGSSYLMAHGMGRSVKDATTTVTFPQKGKYQLWVRTKDWAPFPKGPGKFQVVVDGQPIKTIFGESGSDEWKWYNGGEVDVKTDQLKLALHDLTGFNGRCDAILFTNAPKFTPPDKPEALTAFRNKLLNLTDKPTEAGSFDLVVVGGGVAGTCAAISASRMGLKVALIQDRPVLGGNNSSEIRVHLMGDVDKNHYPKLGRIVREMDNGDPGNGNADAKEYGDARKFSIVKAEKNISLFLNTHVYKVEKKGNAIAAVIGRDIATNQEVRFTGALFSDCTGDGTLGHLAGADYRFGRESKTDTGESLAADKADDFTLGTSNLWASLERDTVSSFPETPWAIPFSDEYHIDEAKADWQWETGFGNFNTITDAEKIRDHNLRAIYGNWSYLKHNKQAKYGKRELAWVAYIGGKRESRRLMGDHVLNQMDIQEGKQYPDGTVTATWTIDLHFPDAKNSKYFEGQEFFAGTKHIKVAPYTIPYRCLYSRNIPNLFMAGRNISTTHVAFGSTRVMRTCGMMGEVVGFAAYLGKKYNTSPRGVYQEHLPELMAIIKDEPTAAKP comes from the coding sequence ATGAAAACAACCCTTCAGTTTCTGTTATGCCTGCTGCTCGCTCTGCCCCTATCGGCGCAGAATCATGTCTTTCTGGAAACCGAATCGTTTCAGGATAAAGGTGGTTGGGTAATCGACCAGCAATCGTTTGTCGTGATGGGCTCCTCTTACCTGATGGCACACGGCATGGGTCGGTCGGTAAAGGATGCCACCACCACCGTTACCTTTCCGCAAAAGGGTAAATATCAGTTGTGGGTACGTACTAAAGACTGGGCACCTTTTCCGAAAGGACCCGGTAAATTTCAGGTTGTCGTTGATGGCCAGCCGATAAAAACCATCTTTGGTGAAAGCGGTTCCGACGAATGGAAATGGTATAATGGCGGAGAAGTCGACGTAAAAACTGATCAGCTTAAACTGGCTTTACACGATCTGACCGGTTTTAACGGGCGGTGCGACGCCATTCTGTTTACCAATGCACCCAAATTCACACCACCCGATAAGCCCGAAGCACTGACCGCTTTCCGGAATAAGCTGCTGAACTTGACGGATAAACCTACCGAAGCCGGAAGCTTCGATCTGGTTGTTGTGGGTGGCGGAGTTGCCGGAACCTGTGCCGCCATTTCGGCTTCACGAATGGGGCTGAAAGTAGCGCTGATTCAGGATCGGCCCGTTTTGGGTGGGAACAATAGTTCCGAAATTCGGGTACACCTGATGGGCGATGTCGACAAAAACCATTACCCCAAGTTGGGGCGCATTGTTCGGGAAATGGACAATGGTGATCCTGGTAACGGAAACGCCGATGCCAAGGAGTATGGCGATGCCCGGAAATTTTCCATCGTCAAAGCCGAAAAGAACATTTCACTTTTCCTGAATACCCACGTCTATAAAGTCGAGAAGAAAGGTAATGCCATTGCTGCCGTAATTGGGCGGGACATTGCCACCAATCAGGAAGTGCGTTTTACGGGTGCTTTATTTTCTGACTGCACCGGCGATGGTACATTAGGGCATCTGGCCGGAGCCGACTACCGGTTTGGCCGGGAGAGCAAAACCGATACTGGCGAATCGCTGGCAGCCGATAAAGCCGACGATTTTACCCTCGGCACATCAAATCTGTGGGCGTCGCTGGAGCGCGATACGGTTTCATCATTCCCTGAAACGCCCTGGGCCATTCCTTTTTCGGATGAATACCACATCGACGAGGCCAAGGCCGACTGGCAATGGGAAACGGGTTTTGGCAACTTTAACACCATCACTGACGCTGAAAAAATCCGCGACCATAATCTGCGGGCCATCTACGGGAACTGGTCGTATCTGAAACACAACAAACAGGCAAAATATGGCAAACGCGAACTCGCCTGGGTGGCTTATATCGGCGGCAAGCGCGAATCCAGAAGGCTCATGGGCGATCATGTCCTGAACCAAATGGACATTCAGGAAGGGAAACAATACCCGGACGGAACGGTAACGGCCACCTGGACCATCGACCTTCATTTTCCGGATGCCAAGAACAGCAAATATTTTGAGGGACAGGAATTTTTTGCCGGAACCAAGCATATTAAAGTGGCGCCTTATACCATTCCGTATCGGTGTCTGTATTCCCGCAACATTCCCAATCTATTCATGGCAGGGCGTAATATCAGCACAACCCACGTAGCCTTTGGCAGCACACGGGTTATGCGTACCTGCGGCATGATGGGCGAAGTGGTTGGCTTTGCAGCTTATCTGGGCAAAAAATACAATACGTCACCGCGTGGAGTTTATCAGGAACACCTGCCGGAATTAATGGCAATTATTAAAGATGAACCAACGGCGGCCAAACCTTAA
- a CDS encoding FAD:protein FMN transferase, translated as MNQRRPNLNRIPWVFLLLLSFSGRAGAVVIEYPMVSLEGETQGTTYHIKYRDEQQRNLKKEIDSVLVTIDNCLSTYVADSEISQFNRSETAHRFRLPYFYPVLKKSEEVFRETNGAFDPTVMPLVEAYGFGPKKVRSTGPVNVDSLLQLVGFRNVVFDAVSIRKVKKNIRLDFNGIAQGYSVDVIAEFLESKGINRYMVEIGGEIRTKGPKGDGQSWTIGIENPLQPGKMQTTMKLVNRAMTTAGNYRNHYQSNGQTFSHIINPKTGSMEQSSVLSVTVFAPDAITADGYDTAFFVMGLEATKRFLARRPDLDVYILYTGEDGQLKAFASEGLKNL; from the coding sequence ATGAACCAACGGCGGCCAAACCTTAACCGGATTCCTTGGGTATTCCTGCTCCTGCTCTCTTTTTCGGGGAGAGCAGGAGCGGTAGTAATAGAGTACCCAATGGTCAGTCTGGAAGGAGAAACGCAGGGCACAACCTACCACATCAAATACCGGGACGAACAGCAGCGTAATCTCAAAAAAGAAATTGATTCTGTTCTGGTAACAATTGACAACTGCCTATCCACCTATGTGGCCGATTCCGAGATTTCGCAGTTTAATCGCTCGGAGACGGCGCATCGGTTTCGATTGCCCTATTTCTACCCGGTCCTCAAAAAATCGGAAGAGGTGTTCCGCGAAACGAATGGAGCTTTCGACCCAACGGTGATGCCGCTGGTCGAAGCCTACGGATTTGGGCCTAAAAAAGTACGATCAACAGGACCAGTCAATGTTGATTCATTGTTACAGTTAGTTGGTTTTCGCAACGTCGTGTTTGATGCTGTGTCTATCCGAAAAGTAAAGAAAAACATACGGTTGGACTTTAATGGAATTGCTCAGGGCTATAGCGTCGATGTCATTGCTGAGTTTCTGGAAAGCAAAGGGATTAACCGGTATATGGTAGAAATTGGCGGGGAGATCCGGACGAAAGGACCGAAAGGTGATGGTCAGTCGTGGACAATCGGCATCGAGAATCCACTCCAGCCCGGAAAAATGCAAACGACCATGAAGCTGGTCAACCGGGCTATGACAACCGCCGGAAACTACCGGAACCACTACCAATCGAACGGCCAGACGTTTAGCCACATCATCAATCCGAAAACGGGTTCGATGGAGCAAAGTTCGGTGTTGAGCGTAACTGTATTTGCGCCGGATGCCATAACCGCCGATGGCTACGACACCGCGTTTTTTGTGATGGGCCTGGAAGCAACGAAGCGTTTTTTAGCCAGGAGGCCTGATTTGGATGTGTATATCCTCTATACCGGCGAGGATGGTCAACTGAAGGCGTTTGCCAGCGAAGGATTGAAAAACTTGTGA